A single window of Nocardia sp. NBC_01327 DNA harbors:
- a CDS encoding HAD family hydrolase, with protein MSIRGILFDVDDTLIDYAATARIGLLGHLRAEDQLWLFESPDEAVALWRSLEEEHYPRFLAGELTFKGQQLVRTELFLAHIGIKVADPSAWFADYAARRDVAWITFPDVPPTLRALAGQVALGIVSNSSLAHQQDKLRSVGLLDHFGDAVLCSAEFGTAKPDPAIFLAGCKMLELPPDEVAYVGDRFDTDGLGARNAGLRAYWLDRTARGVAHREGVTIIPSLVELSATTFASGLDSL; from the coding sequence ATGAGCATTCGCGGCATTCTCTTCGACGTCGACGACACCCTCATCGACTACGCGGCCACCGCGCGCATCGGCCTGCTCGGGCATCTGCGCGCCGAGGACCAGCTCTGGCTGTTCGAATCACCGGATGAGGCAGTCGCGCTCTGGCGCAGCCTGGAGGAAGAGCACTACCCGCGCTTCCTGGCCGGCGAGCTCACCTTCAAGGGCCAGCAGCTGGTGCGCACCGAACTGTTCCTGGCCCATATCGGCATCAAGGTCGCCGATCCGTCCGCCTGGTTCGCCGACTATGCCGCCCGCCGCGACGTCGCCTGGATCACCTTCCCCGATGTCCCGCCGACGCTGCGCGCCCTGGCCGGTCAGGTGGCCCTGGGCATCGTCTCCAATTCCTCACTGGCACACCAGCAGGACAAACTCCGCTCGGTGGGCCTGCTCGACCACTTCGGTGACGCGGTCCTGTGCTCCGCCGAATTCGGCACGGCCAAACCGGATCCCGCCATCTTCCTCGCGGGTTGCAAAATGCTGGAGCTGCCCCCGGACGAGGTCGCCTATGTCGGCGACCGCTTCGACACCGACGGCCTCGGCGCCCGCAATGCCGGACTGCGCGCCTACTGGCTCGACCGCACCGCCCGGGGCGTGGCCCACCGGGAAGGCGTCACCATCATCCCGTCCCTCGTGGAGTTGAGCGCGACAACGTTCGCCTCCGGACTCGACTCCCTCTGA
- a CDS encoding aminoglycoside phosphotransferase family protein, giving the protein MIDIPESFAFTKEFSEGERGRTWIAALPGLVADLLQHWSCTPDGPVMHGQVGIVVPVRHRDLPPAVIKVSFPHPGNVHEPDAFAAWNGRGAAQLFERCDDRFAMLLERAHYRTLASVTDHEEALGIQGRLSHRLSIEAPPGLPRLSDRRGEWEDEMLAAAAAFDHPLPAHVLDAALATLRELGPDQPNTLIHGDLHDANILASEREPWLAIDPKGYVGDPAHNALNVIRSPRFAALLGSPNLKPEVLRLLGIYCDAAQLDPVHTRRWTQARTVREALLGRRQGDPTWLIHATDQLAEALT; this is encoded by the coding sequence ATGATCGACATACCGGAGTCCTTCGCGTTCACCAAAGAATTCAGCGAAGGCGAACGCGGGCGCACCTGGATCGCGGCCCTGCCGGGGCTGGTAGCGGACCTGCTGCAGCACTGGTCCTGCACGCCCGATGGTCCGGTCATGCACGGTCAGGTCGGGATCGTGGTGCCGGTGCGGCATCGCGATCTGCCGCCCGCGGTCATCAAGGTCTCGTTCCCGCACCCGGGCAATGTCCACGAGCCGGATGCTTTTGCCGCCTGGAACGGCCGCGGTGCGGCACAGCTTTTCGAGCGCTGTGACGACCGTTTCGCCATGCTGCTGGAGCGGGCGCACTACCGGACCTTGGCCTCGGTCACCGACCACGAGGAGGCCCTCGGCATCCAGGGCCGGCTGTCGCACCGCCTGAGCATCGAAGCGCCGCCGGGACTTCCGAGGCTGTCCGATCGCAGGGGCGAGTGGGAGGACGAAATGCTCGCCGCCGCGGCAGCTTTCGACCATCCCCTGCCGGCCCATGTCCTGGACGCCGCGCTGGCCACCTTGCGCGAACTCGGACCGGATCAGCCGAACACCCTGATCCACGGCGATCTGCACGACGCCAATATCCTGGCCTCCGAGCGTGAACCCTGGCTGGCGATCGATCCCAAAGGGTACGTCGGCGATCCGGCCCACAATGCCCTCAATGTCATCCGCAGCCCGCGCTTCGCCGCCCTGCTCGGCAGCCCGAACCTGAAGCCCGAGGTGCTGCGCCTGCTCGGCATCTATTGCGACGCAGCCCAACTCGACCCGGTTCACACCCGTCGCTGGACCCAGGCCAGGACAGTCCGAGAAGCCCTGCTGGGACGCAGGCAGGGCGATCCCACCTGGCTGATCCACGCCACCGATCAGCTCGCCGAAGCCCTCACGTAG
- a CDS encoding putative protein N(5)-glutamine methyltransferase — protein MCAGRGGHNGAVSSPDTDTLVAALRTAGCVFAEEEAELLVATATDAGQLESLVGQRIAGVPLEHLLGWAEFRGLRVAVTPEVFVPRQRTGFLVEQAVSLAREVSTASESSIIAIDMCCGSGALGMAFATELAAEGIRVELTASDIEPAAVACARRNLAALGARVLEGDLFDPVPAELAGRVRILLANTPYVPSAEIANMPPEARDHEPRVTLDGGADGLDVLRRIAAVAAHWLAPGGHLLVEESELQAPHAAAVMHEHGLIARIAEDEDIGATVVIGTRPLAAGVAG, from the coding sequence ATGTGCGCAGGTCGGGGCGGGCACAATGGCGCAGTGAGTTCTCCCGATACCGATACCCTCGTCGCGGCACTCCGGACGGCCGGTTGTGTCTTCGCGGAGGAGGAAGCCGAACTGCTGGTCGCCACTGCCACCGATGCCGGGCAGCTGGAATCGCTTGTGGGGCAGCGCATTGCGGGCGTCCCGCTGGAACATCTCCTGGGGTGGGCGGAGTTTCGCGGACTACGGGTCGCGGTGACGCCCGAGGTGTTCGTTCCCCGGCAGCGTACCGGCTTCCTGGTCGAGCAGGCCGTCTCGCTCGCGCGTGAGGTCAGCACAGCGTCCGAGTCGTCGATCATCGCGATCGATATGTGCTGCGGCAGCGGTGCACTCGGGATGGCGTTCGCGACCGAGCTTGCGGCGGAAGGTATTCGAGTGGAACTCACGGCCTCCGATATCGAACCGGCCGCCGTCGCCTGCGCCCGGCGCAATCTCGCAGCGCTGGGCGCGCGGGTACTCGAGGGTGATCTCTTCGATCCGGTGCCCGCCGAATTGGCTGGGCGCGTGCGGATTCTGCTCGCCAATACCCCGTATGTGCCGTCCGCCGAGATCGCGAATATGCCGCCGGAGGCGCGTGATCACGAACCGCGGGTGACCTTGGACGGAGGCGCGGACGGCCTCGATGTACTGCGCCGGATCGCCGCCGTGGCCGCACACTGGCTCGCGCCGGGCGGGCATCTGCTGGTGGAGGAGAGCGAATTGCAGGCGCCGCACGCCGCGGCCGTCATGCACGAGCACGGGCTGATCGCGCGCATTGCCGAGGACGAGGACATCGGCGCGACAGTGGTCATCGGCACCCGTCCCCTGGCAGCGGGCGTGGCCGGATGA